From one Populus alba chromosome 17, ASM523922v2, whole genome shotgun sequence genomic stretch:
- the LOC118049553 gene encoding cyclic nucleotide-gated ion channel 2: protein MSFSLSGWSRQSRGSVKYCNESKHSGSSSSSNNAVFDSTECYACTQVGVPVFHSTSCDSAHQPEWQALAGSSLVPIHAKSDPISKPARCQTPTTKGPFGSILDPRSKWVKKWNRVLLLTRGIALAIDPLFFYALSLSIGKGGGPCLYVNIGFAAIVTVARSCVDAVHLWHLWLQFRLAYVSRESLVFGCGKLVWNARAIAYHYVRSLKGFWFDVFVILPIPQATFWLLVPKLIREEKIKQVLTMLLVTFSFQFLPKVYHSFCLARRMRKVTGYIFGTIWWGFGLNLVAYLIASHVTGGCWYVLATQRVATCLKKQCERNGNCDLTLQCSMNVCYQFMYPADNYGNPCGRNSTWIAKPLCLDDNGPFNYGIYSPALLVVSSNSLAVKILYPIFWGLLNLSSFGNELAPTSNLVEVMFSIYIVLCGFTLFTLLIGNIQVFLHVVMAKNKKMQLRRQDVEWWMRRRQLPTGLRQRFRHFERQKWRVMGGEDEMGWIEELPEGLRRDIKRYLCLDLIKKVPLFHNLDDLILDNICDRVKLLVYSKDEKILREGDPVLRMVFIVHGRVKYSQCLSKGMVATSVLEPGGFLGDELLSWCLRRPFIDRLPAASATFVCLEPTEAFVLDAYDLRYISEHFRYRFASKRLKRTMRYYSSNWRTWAAVNIQFAWRRYRIRKRGLATPDMVNVSMENRLRLCASMFMSLRPHDHFQ from the exons ATGTCGTTCTCTCTCTCCGG CTGGTCTCGACAAAGTAGAGGTAGTGTCAAATATTGCAATGAGAGCAAACACAGCGGCAGCAGCTCCTCCAGCAACAATGCTGTTTTCGATTCCACGGAATGTTATGCTTGCACGCAGGTTGGTGTCCCTGTGTTTCACTCCACAAGCTGTGACAGTGCCCACCAACCCGAATGGCAAGCCTTAGCTGGATCCTCCCTCGTACCTATCCATGCCAAATCCGATCCGATATCCAAACCTGCCCGCTGTCAAACCCCGACCACCAAGGGCCCGTTTGGGTCCATCCTGGATCCACGTAGCAAGTGGGTCAAGAAATGGAATAGGGTACTGCTGCTGACCCGTGGCATTGCGCTGGCCATTGATCCTCTTTTCTTCTACGCATTGTCACTGTCGATTGGAAAAGGTGGGGGCCCTTGCTTGTATGTGAATATTGGTTTTGCAGCAATCGTCACAGTTGCTCGTTCGTGCGTGGATGCGGTGCATCTTTGGCATCTATGGCTGCAATTCAGGCTGGCGTACGTGTCGAGGGAGTCCCTTGTTTTTGGGTGTGGGAAACTCGTGTGGAACGCACGTGCCATTGCTTATCATTATGTGAGGTCActgaaaggattttggttcgaTGTTTTTGTTATCCTGCCGATCCCCCAG GCAACATTTTGGTTGCTGGTACCAAAACTCATAAGGGAAGAAAAGATTAAGCAGGTCTTGACGATGTTATTAGTGACTTTCTCATTCCAGTTCCTTCCCAAGGTCTACCATAGCTTTTGCTTGGCTAGAAGAATGCGGAAAGTCACAGGTTATATATTTGGCACAATTTGGTGGGGTTTTGGACTCAATCTCGTTGCCTACCTAATTGCCTCTCAT GTCACAGGAGGATGCTGGTATGTTCTTGCGACACAACGAGTTGCGACATGTCTCAAGAAACAGTGTGAAAGAAATGGAAACTGCGATCTCACCTTGCAATGCTCAATGAATGTTTGCTATCAGTTCATGTATCCAGCAGATAACTATGGAAACCCTTGTGGCAGAAACTCAACATGGATTGCTAAGCCGTTGTGCCTGGATGATAATGGACCTTTCAATTATGGGATTTATTCGCCAGCTCTTCTAGTTGTATCCAGCAATTCTCTAGCAGTCAAGATCCTCTATCCCATATTCTGGGGCTTGTTAAACCTTAG CTCTTTCGGCAACGAACTCGCTCCAACAAGTAACTTGGTAGAAGTGATGTTCAGTATATACATTGTGCTGTGTGGTTTCACTCTTTTCACTTTACTGATAGGAAACATCCAG GTGTTTTTGCATGTGGTCATGgcaaagaataaaaagatgCAGCTAAGACGCCAAGATGTGGAATGGTGGATGAGGAGAAGACAGTTGCCAACTGGTTTAAGACAAAGATTTCGACATTTCGAACGCCAAAAATGGAGAGTCATGGGAGGAGAGGACGAGATGGGTTGGATTGAAGAATTGCCTGAAGGACTCCGGAGAGACATTAAACGCTATCTTTGCCTGGACCTCATAAAAAAG GTGCCTTTGTTTCACAACTTGGATGATCTTATCCTTGACAACATCTGTGATCGTGTCAAGCTCCTTGTCTACTCAAAAGATGAAAAG ATTTTAAGAGAAGGAGACCCTGTGCTAAGGATGGTTTTCATTGTGCACGGACGTGTGAAGTACAGCCAATGCCTTAGCAAAGGAATGGTAGCCACAAGTGTGCTTGAGCCAGGAGGCTTTTTAGGTGATGAGCTGCTCTCGTGGTGCCTCCGCCGCCCATTTATAGACCGCCTCCCAGCCGCATCCGCAACTTTTGTCTGCTTGGAACCAACAGAAGCATTTGTTCTGGATGCATATGATCTGAGATATATCTCAGAACACTTCAGGTACCGATTTGCCAGCAAGAGACTCAAGCGAACAATGAGATATTACTCGTCCAATTGGCGAACATGGGCAGCCGTGAACATACAATTTGCTTGGCGGCGATACAGGATTAGGAAGAGGGGTCTAGCGACTCCTGACATGGTAAATGTAAGTATGGAGAACCGTCTTCGGCTGTGTGCTTCAATGTTCATGTCGCTGAGGCCACATGACCACTTCCAATAA
- the LOC118049554 gene encoding uncharacterized protein translates to MWNFASNCLAGSVSLNNSLKPAQVPSEYSDDEASSVVSREEGLECPICWESFNIVENVPYVLWCGHTLCKNCILGLQWAVVKFPTLPIQLPLFISCPWCNLLSFRLVYRGNLKFPRKNYFLLWMVESKNGDREKSHGTFCEDQQPHWSSDSNLALGNQASRGNIRRGHYVHHAEPSEANHDHNHVNSYLNVRRIHSSLQKSLVFFVHLTAKFPLVIIFLLIILYAIPASAAILALYILITVLFALPSFLILYFAYPSLDWLVREIIT, encoded by the coding sequence ATGTGGAATTTTGCATCCAATTGCCTAGCTGGAAGTGTTAGTTTGAACAACTCTCTAAAGCCAGCTCAAGTTCCTTCAGAATACTCAGATGACGAGGCATCTTCTGTTGTAAGCAGAGAAGAAGGCCTAGAGTGCCCGATATGCTGGGAATCCTTCAACATTGTTGAAAATGTGCCTTATGTTTTATGGTGTGGCCATACTCTTTGCAAAAATTGCATCCTAGGGCTTCAATGGGCTGTTGTGAAATTCCCTACATTACCAATTCAGCTTCCTCTCTTTATTTCTTGTCCATGGTGCAATCTGTTATCCTTCCGCCTTGTTTATCGAGGGAACCTCAAATTCCCTCGCAagaattattttcttctctggATGGTTGAGAGCAAGAATGGTGATAGAGAGAAGTCTCATGGCACCTTCTGTGAAGATCAACAACCCCACTGGTCATCAGACAGTAATTTAGCCCTTGGAAATCAGGCAAGCCGTGGGAACATCAGGAGGGGACACTATGTTCATCATGCTGAACCATCAGAGGCAAACCATGATCATAATCATGTCAACAGTTACCTCAATGTGAGGAGAATACATTCCTCCCTTCAGAAGTCACTGGTTTTCTTTGTTCATCTGACAGCAAAGTTCCCATTGGTCATCATATTCCTTTTGATCATCTTATATGCAATACCTGCCAGTGCAGCCATTTTGGCCCTGTACATTCTTATCACTGTTTTGTTTGCTCTCCCATCATTTCTCATTCTGTACTTTGCTTATCCTAGTTTGGATTGGCTTGTCAGAGAAATCATCACTTGA
- the LOC118049555 gene encoding uncharacterized protein gives MVAAITISCPKSTVLQNPTTLKDSSSSFFGGSLKGVPFQLKPRNRRPESFSLVVAAASNTPTTTSTSSGGGGGGRFYLNFTGFPFPLGPFLNRRTIRTEAVKSCIWLFEQEQALGFSSVSTNIRMTVIKLKSGGLWVHAPIAPTEECIQLLKELGAPVEYIVLPTFAYEHKIFVGPFSRKFPRAQIWVAPRQWSWPLNLPLEFFGIFRAKTLTDEDMSTPWADEIEQKVLSSPEVGIGPYVEVAFYHKRSRSLLVTDAVIFVPRMPPECIGKESLLASAKNGLAVKILSKGKEVPQEPVVDNQMSRQKGWERMVLQILFLGPSNLLEPNASFAQMSQKLIVSPIVRTLVFSKVPEKVRDWIDSIVRDWKFKRIIPAHFAAPINAGRSEFLAAFAFLDDLLGERYVTRPSLSLLFTSIMGKAASYFPPDDMKTLSSLDQFLVSVGAVKKTVSGRKKTA, from the exons ATGGTGGCAGCCATTACCATTTCTTGCCCAAAATCCACAGTCCTACAGAATCCAACCACTTTAAAAGACTCAAGTTCTAGTTTTTTTGGTGGGTCCTTGAAGGGTGTTCCTTTTCAGTTAAAACCCAGAAACAGGAGACCAGAGAGCTTCAGCTTGGTGGTTGCTGCTGCAAGTAACACCCCTACCACAACTAGCACTAGCAGCGGCGGCGGCGGTGGTGGCAGGTTTTACCTAAACTTTACTGGGTTTCCTTTCCCTCTTGGTCCTTTCCTTAATAGGCGCACTATAAGGACTGAG GCTGTGAAGAGTTGTATATGGCTATTCGAACAAGAACAAGCATTAGGCTTCAGCAGTGTATCAACAAACATTCGAATGACAGTCATCAAACTCAAATCTGGAGGATTATGGGTCCACGCACCCATTGCTCCAACAGAGGAGTGTATTCAG CTTTTGAAGGAGTTGGGAGCTCCAGTCGAATACATTGTCCTGCCTACATTTGCTTATGAACATAAAATCTTTGTTGGcccattttcaagaaaatttccACGGGCCCAAATATGGGTGGCACCAAGGCAATGGAGCTGGCCCCTGAATTTGCCACTTGAGTTCTTTGGAATTTTTCGTGCCAAAACCTTGACTGATGAGGATATGTCTACCCCTTGGGCTGATGAGATTGAACAGAAAGTCCTAAGCTCGCCTGAAGTTG GAATTGGACCGTATGTCGAGGTAGCTTTCTATCACAAGCGTTCAAGATCACTACTGGTAACAGATGCTGTGATTTTTGTGCCAAGAATGCCACCTGAATGTATTGGCAAAGAATCCTTGCTAGCATCAGCAAAGAATGGCTTGGCTGTAAAAATTCttagtaaaggaaaggaagtcCCTCAGGAACCAGTTGTTGATAACCAGATGAGCCGGCAAAAAG GTTGGGAAAGAATGGTCCTCCAGATCTTGTTTCTTGGTCCTTCTAATCTATTGGAACCTAATGCTAGCTTTGCTCAGATGTCACAAAAGTTGATTGTTTCACCCATTGTGAGGACTTTGGTCTTCAGCAAAGTTCCCGAAAAG GTCAGGGATTGGATTGATAGTATTGTCCGAGACTGGAAATTCAAGAGGATAATTCCTGCTCATTTTGCTGCTCCAATAAACGCAGGCAGGTCTGAATTTTTAGCTGCATTTGCATTCCTAGATGACCTCTTGGGAGAGCGTTATGTTACCCGACCTTCACTTTCTCTTCTATTTACATCAATTATGGGCAAGGCAGCCAGTTACTTCCCACCAGATGACATGAAGACCTTATCATCTCTTGATCAGTTTTTAGTCTCAGTGGGAGCAGTGAAGAAGACTGTCTCAGGCAGGAAGAAAACTGCATGA